The Methanocaldococcus jannaschii DSM 2661 genome has a segment encoding these proteins:
- a CDS encoding MJ0307 family thioredoxin — MSKVKIELFTSPMCPHCPAAKRVVEEVANEMPDAVEVEYINVMENPQKAMEYGIMAVPTIVINGDVEFIGAPTKEALVEAIKKRL, encoded by the coding sequence ATGTCAAAGGTAAAGATAGAGCTTTTTACATCACCAATGTGTCCTCACTGTCCTGCAGCTAAAAGAGTTGTTGAAGAGGTAGCAAATGAAATGCCGGATGCTGTTGAAGTAGAATACATAAACGTTATGGAGAATCCTCAAAAGGCAATGGAATATGGGATAATGGCAGTTCCAACAATTGTAATAAATGGGGATGTTGAGTTTATTGGAGCTCCTACAAAGGAGGCATTAGTTGAGGCAATCAAAAAAAGACTATAA